The genomic DNA GTACCTTTATCTTTGGAATGAGAGCAGGACCCCCATAAGCAAATCCTGTGTAAAGCTGAACCAGAGTCGCACCCGctcttatttttttgtatgcATCTTCACCACTGATTTGGGGAGTGTACCGAATTTAGAGCAATAAAATACACTAATGGTCTAAGTGCTAACGAGATAATTGCTGAATAAATGGAAACAAGACCACCTTTACCTGCTTATACCACCACAGCCGATCAGAGGAATCTTCCCCTGGAGCAAAAAGTTGGGGAGAATCGTCAAGTTCATTTTCCAATATGTACTATCTTCTTTAACAGGTACTAATGAGAGgcgagagagaaagagagaacatACCCTCGTTAAAATATACATTTCCCTTAGGATATTTGTGGACAAATTAAAAAGAGGTTTTCCACTCAAACCACCAGCCTCCTCAGATACTGGATTTTGTTTGACAGGATCCGGCCGTGAAATTGTTGTGTTTGATATGATCTAATCACAAAGAAAAAGTTACAAATTCAAGAACTTAAAAGAGACCGAGGTTAACAATGCGTAAGCCGGTTGTTAAGCACTCTTTCCTTCCAAATTCCAAAATTTTTGTCTTGATTCTTACCATGACGTGTCAGCAGCTCATAAAGATGGAACTAAAATACGTGACAAATGAGAAacttttaaaagaaataaaaaacgaTATGGAGCATTTTAGAGAGAAATGGTTTTACACAGTTCCATGATTGAGGTCGGAATTACCAGTCCATCGAGGCGGAGAGCAAGGGCAACCTACAGCAATTGGTAAGGAACAATAAGATTCCAACAAGCAGCTCccgagaaagagaaaaagtgtTATAGAAGGAGAGATAAATTATACACACCGCAGCAATATCCTCAAGGTCTTCTTTGGACAAGTCTGGAGCAATCTTGACAAGCAATGGAGGTGAACCGTCCTCAGCCCATTGCATTTCATCACGGGCAGCTTGAACCTTGATTCacccaaagaaaagaaaaaatggaagaaaatgtTAGCTCTTGCTGTGCTAAAGTAAGTTCGGACAACTCACTCAAGATAATAACCTTCTTAACAAGATCTTTCAACTGCTTTCTTCCTTGAAGCATGCGCAGTCCTGGAGTATTTGGAGAAGAGACATTAATCACCTGTTCAGATAAAACATGTCCATGGTCAAGAATAGTCAGTAAAAAATCCAGATCAGCTCGAATAACTTTCACTTTGAAATTAAAGGTGAAAATGAAGATATTAATTTTCACACCAGAATAACATGAAAGAAAGCTGTAACTCGTCCGAAGCAACTAACTCCAGATTGAGGTAATGATGCATGGTGGAAGATTACTAGACCATGTAAAACTTTTCGCACCAACCTAGACTATTGCAATCTGGTGTATAGTCCTTATTTAGGAAGAACTAAGTGAAAGTAATACCAAATAATCTGCATATTGTGACAATGTATGGACCCCCTGCACATAATCTGCTGCAGCATCTTCACTCGTCTTATTCTTCCCAAGGTTCACACCGAGAATGCCAGGACCAGCTTTTCCTCCATGTTTTACATCATCGCCAGACACAGGCGATGTACTAGAAGTCTCATCCAACTTCCTTTTACCATGTTGGGCACCGAGTCGCTTGGCTACCACCACAATGCCTTCACTGTTAAACCCACATCGATTTATAATAGCACTGTCCAATGAAAAGGGACAGCGTTAAAATTCCTTGTAATCAAGCAAATCATGGACAAGCACCTTCAGCATACTCCTTCACATGCATCGACTTCTTATTAGATGTTTATCATGGGATCgttattaatcttttttttaaaagggtATGCGAGAAACTCATGCATTCTTACCCTTCTTTGCGCAATCTGAAGATTCGTGGCTTTGGGTTACCTTCCTGTGGAACAGGGGTTACGGAGCCAACCTCTACAAAGCCAAAGCCCATCCCTAATAAACCTTCGACAGCCTCAGCATTTTTATCAAATCCAGCAGCGAGACCCACAGGATTTGAGAACTTCCTTCCCCAAACCTCCAGTCCCAAATTTGATGGATCAGGCCGTTTCTCCCTTGGGACCCAGCCCCGTGCAGCAGCTGATACCGCAAGTGTATGAGCGAATTCAGCATCCAGAAGAGCAAACAATGGATTGACGAGTTTGGTCGCTGAGAATAGCCAACCGCTGTGGAATAAAGAATAGCAAGGAACTGGAAAACTTAAATGAAAAGTTCTCAGAAAAGAAGAACATCATTAAATAAGCTAAAGAGAATTGAACTGGTATTCAGAGATCATAAGGTACCAGAAAGTTGCCTCATCTACAGTACTCACATAAGCTCCGCCTGCTATTACCAATCCTATGGTGGCTCCAGTCAGCAGTCTCCCCTTTGAATCACAATGATCAAAACAAAGCAAGGCAAAAACAAGAACATCAAGTACAAATGAAATAAACTCCATGCTGCAATAAATTATAACCCCTGCGGTGTCCTTGAGACCCATTTGATGCCACACTACGTTTCCTCTTCTTGTATGAATAAAAGGATCAGCATCCCTTCCCGGCCTTTCCAATAAGATGACCATATTTACCAGTAAAATGGATTCTCAACAATCCCGTCTTCGAATTTCATCCATCGAAAACCAGATTTATTCCATACACCACCACAAGCTTTAGCTTCAGTGTGGTGAAATTCGACTATTCAATAAATTCAGACGCATTTAGTAGCAAGTGAAAACGTCAGTGTTAAGTATTACTGCAGCCTAATGTTTCCACCAAAAATTTACAcagattaggaaaaaaattcaaactttaTCGGCAAGTAAGTATCCAAATTCAATTATATAAGAAAGAGACGTCTGAAAATTGATACTTACTCGTTTGGAGAAATGCGGGATTCTGGGGTAAGACTCTGAAGCAGCAGCAGATGAAgaagcagaggaagaagaagaggagcagTAACGTCTGGCGCCCCCTCCAATAGAGCTCGAAGAAACCCTTTTGGCCAAATAATCTCTGAATAGTTTCCTCGCAGCCATAGCTCAGTGACCTCGAGAAATCCCAAGTCCTCTCTCACTCAATGATTCTCTCCCTCAATGATTCAGAATCTTATCAGAGAATCACCCAACACAATGAATGCACGAATGCACGAGAAGAAGATTACACAACGAACACGAAcagagtgagagagagggggggggggggggagagagatgTCTTCTGTATTCTCGGATGGATTCCCGGACGATAGTTTGCGCTTGCAGTGGAGAAGGAGAAGCctttgaagagagagagagggttttggcggagagagagagagagagagacatagTGGCGGACCTAAAACCCTGGTCACTAGCACGTTGGTTTAATTACAGAAAGCCCCCCAAACTATGGAGTTCTTCGCCAACTAGCCTCGCATAAATGTTGTTTATAACACTTAGACCCctaaaccttttcttttcctttattaTGCTTGGATTCGTTCATTGATCTGTCGGGTATCATCAAAAGTAGTTCTCTTTCCACAATTGCCACTCTTTTCATGGTAATCGGAAGCCATAGTCGAAACACGGAATCTACTAACCAGGCAACGATTTGGAATATGTAGTTTTCTTTGCAAAATCACACACTCAAGATGGTGGCTATTGTATCCGCCTCGTCCAATCGACACAAACAATTACAACAAACTGTTACACAAATTGGCACAGCCTAAGAGATCAATCTAACGCCAAAAGGAATGGTTCTTGGTGGCGTGTTTGCCTCCACCCGCCTTTTCTTTCAGGCTGCTCCCCATGTAATCGAGAGTCCATTTCTCGAACGAGCAGTCTACAAAGTCGTAGTAGCCGCCGTGAAGGGAGAGTAACCCCCTCATCACTCTCTCTTCTATCCATGGGTAAGTCAGTAGATTCGAGAGAGAACGACTCACTGATTCCTGTAATCAAAAGACCAAAGAGTCAAGAAGTAGTTCCAAATCTTCTCAACGAAGACTTCGAGCACCGCATGCCAGAGATCAGATTAAAGAGCTCAACGTATTCAGTAAATTTGCAAAAATTGAAGAGAAAGCTTCATTAACCATATATTCTGAATGGCCCGTACCAGATTTAAACGTGTGGATCAGGTCCATACCCATAATATCATCCACATAAGTATTACTAGTATATTGATAGATCCTGATTTGAATCAAATCGCGAAACAAGGAAGCATCCTTCCTTATTTAATGCCAAGATGTGCCCAGCTACTTCCTTGCAATATGTCAAATATATGCTTGGTACGGTTCAACAAGGAAGCTTAAGTTAAACTGAATATCAAGCATATATTTGACATATTGCATGTCGTCTTGACCCAGACAACCAAGTGGAGAACTAAATGGGTCAATTATTATAGATTAGTCGTATGACATAACTGAAGAGAAAAGCACCTTCTCACAGTGCCTGCATTGCTGATCGAAACTGAGATTTGAAGCAGTAGCCTTTGTGCTTATGCTTGCATTCTTCCCAACTCTGACCCAGCTCTTGATGAAGCTAATGAAAGAGATTGAATGCattaggaaaaggaaaagcgaaggagcagaaaaaaaaaataaaaaggaaaaagatagTGCGCTTAGCAGACAATAAAAATgttgaaattgaaataaaagatCGAATAAAAAACGAACTGTTAACTAAACCTTGAATCATCTGAACCCTCCTGCATACTCATTAGGGCACGAATGCCCCCACAACAGCTATGGCCAATTACTAGTATATTTTCAACCTGCAAATAAAGGAACAAATTTACTTGCTACTACTGAAACGCGAAATCATTTTATATGACTGCTCAAAGAGTGCACCCCCAAAAGAAGAAACCTGAAGAATAGAGCAATAATAGAACAAAGCATGCTTAGAAACAGAAATAATAGAATAGAGCATGCTTAGAAACAGAAATCACTTACTTCGAGAGAATTTACAGCAAATTCCAAGGCAGCATTTGTTTCTGAAGGTCCACTCTGCAAAACCAGGAAAGGAAGGGGAAGACTGAATGAACAGATATTACTGATAACTACTCAAAGTGACGGTATATTTACTAACAATACTAAGTTGTGAAATGCAGAGATAGCCATTCCAAAACAAATTCATAGTGCACATGCAAAGGAAAGAGGTGAATTGAGTATATTGGATACCTCATATGGTGGGACTAGGTTCGCTACATTTCGGACCATGAAGGCTTCCCCGGGTTGAAATCCAAGGATAACAGAGGGACATACCCGAGAATCCGCACAAGCAATCACCATGAACTGTTTCAAGAAGAGCCAGTGAATGAATTATGGCCTTTGCAATTGTGTTATGTAAAAAATGAACAAACAGAAACCATCATTACCTTAGGCGCTTGACCTTTGGCAAGTTTTTCATACTCCTCCAAATTTTCCCTGATTCACAAGAACCATATAATTAGtaaatttcaatataaatataaacggATATAATTAGTATTAATTTCCGATGCCATGTCCCCTCCAtgtagaaaaaggaaaaacagaaCAAGACAATTTCTCGACACACGTGGATAGAAGAGATTAGTTGGTTGAGCAGATTATATAGAATACTATGAATATCTAAGCGCAGATAAATACTCAAGACTTCCCCTTTCGTAAAACATTTCGAGGCCTTTTAGCTGCTCTTCCCTTTATTTGGGAAATAGAAATAAGAATGATTAGGAAAGCTTTGCCAATTGGCTCAATCCAAAAAGGAACCCGATGACGCAATCACAGCTCAAAGTTTCTGCCACTTACAAGTAGTTGTTCcttttaaaagaaagaaaccgGTTCTTCAATTCATCGAATAACTCCTGTTCATTTTGCTTGTCCCCTGCAGTCTTGAATTTCTCCCTCCTAATTTCCTTGGTCAGTCCTGGAGACTCCTTAGAAGCCTTCAGACTCAGTCTGGGACTCATCCTGCAAACGCCCGGTAAATACATGTGTAGCAGGCAAAAACAGCCACATCAATAACTTATTGCTCAAACAGGTGGACAGCAAGGAAGtggataaaaacaaaaaaaagagtagaCATGCTTATCTCTTATGATACATCCTGAATGTTGCATAGTATGGTAGTCGTATGTAATCTTAAATGTACAACTTCTCCTATAACAAATCACCAAACAGTAGCCATTAGAAGATTGTGATACGTAGCGAGTCTGATTTTGGCTCATAAACCAGGCTGTCAATTTTGTACTAAAACAACATTAGTTTTGCAAGGACACTGAAACGGATGTTGCAAGTCCCAACCAACATAGGGCATAACCAATACAATCTCAAATCAGGTCAATTCCTCATTCATTTATGATTATCAGCCTATGATGTAAGAGGGATCTCAAATTTAAAGCCAAAATTCATCTTAAATCTGGAGCAgcaaaattatgaaatactGTAGTTCGCCTAAGAATTTTTCCACAATGGCCCTTACTTTTAATATCATCTCCTGCTCAACCCTGTTATTGCGTCATTGAACTGAACATATCTCCATGAAAAGTTTCTAATTGATATCACAATTTCCTTTTCTAGCTACAGCTGTTGAACAAGACCAGATGATGGACAGAAAAATCTGCTAAAACATGTGCATGAAAATGGCAGAAATCAGCTCCAAGATCAGCAGCAAAACTGCTTTTGGCAGCAAAAACAACTGAAATTACCTGAAAGAGCCAGGTAAACTCAAATGGGTCTGCTCAACTTCCCCCGACTTCAGCATCAACCCAAAGATCTACAACAAAAAGGAAGGACACGAAATAAGATAAAACCAAGAACGAAAAGCCCAATCGCCCAATCCCACCAAAGAGAGACAGGGAGAGAGCCGGGGCGGTACATACAGTTGAAGTCCTCGAGGAGCCATTATTGCAGGAAGTGGAGGGTGGGGTGAGACTCGCCATTGGAGATCACGGACAAAAGCTACGCAAACGcggaggaagaaggagaaaatGGATTGGAGATTGATGAGAGAACAGAATGGGCATTGATTGAGGATAGTGCTAGATCTGCAgctgtatgtatgtatatgttgataaagaaacaaaaaaaaaaaagaaaaagggaaattgTTTGTGAGGAGGTGGTGATGGGATCGAAGGAAGGAAGGGACACTTGTCGGGCTCAGCCCTCCAAGAAAGACGGAGAAACCGAAGCTCTTTTCTTGGTGGGGTGTTGGCGGTATGTGAGCGACTGCAATCCTAATTAGGTAATGTCGACATGGggggagagggggagagagagagagagagagagagatgggagATC from Punica granatum isolate Tunisia-2019 chromosome 2, ASM765513v2, whole genome shotgun sequence includes the following:
- the LOC116194536 gene encoding dihydroorotate dehydrogenase (quinone), mitochondrial-like isoform X3 gives rise to the protein MAARKLFRDYLAKRVSSSSIGGGARRYCSSSSSSASSSAAASESYPRIPHFSKRGRLLTGATIGLVIAGGAYVSTVDEATFCGWLFSATKLVNPLFALLDAEFAHTLAVSAAARGWVPREKRPDPSNLGLEVWGRKFSNPVGLAAGFDKNAEAVEGLLGMGFGFVEVGSVTPVPQEGNPKPRIFRLRKEGAIINRCGFNSEGIVVVAKRLGAQHGKRKLDETSSTSPVSGDDVKHGGKAGPGILGVNLGKNKTSEDAAADYVQGVHTLSQYADYLVINVSSPNTPGLRMLQGRKQLKDLVKKVQAARDEMQWAEDGSPPLLVKIAPDLSKEDLEDIAAVALALRLDGLIISNTTISRPDPVKQNPVSEEAGGLSGKPLFNLSTNILREMYILTRGKIPLIGCGGISSGEDAYKKIRAGATLVQLYTGFAYGGPALIPKIKAELSECLERDGFKNILEAVGTDCR
- the LOC116194536 gene encoding dihydroorotate dehydrogenase (quinone), mitochondrial-like isoform X2 gives rise to the protein MAARKLFRDYLAKRVSSSSIGGGARRYCSSSSSSASSSAAASESYPRIPHFSKRGRLLTGATIGLVIAGGAYVSTVDEATFCGWLFSATKLVNPLFALLDAEFAHTLAVSAAARGWVPREKRPDPSNLGLEVWGRKFSNPVGLAAGFDKNAEAVEGLLGMGFGFVEVGSVTPVPQEGNPKPRIFRLRKEGAIINRCGFNSEGIVVVAKRLGAQHGKRKLDETSSTSPVSGDDVKHGGKAGPGILGVNLGKNKTSEDAAADYVQGVHTLSQYADYLVINVSSPNTPGLRMLQGRKQLKDLVKKVQAARDEMQWAEDGSPPLLVKIAPDLSKEDLEDIAAVALALRLDGLIISNTTISRPDPVKQNPVSEEAGGLSGKPLFNLSTNILREMYILTRGKIPLIGCGGISSGEDAYKKIRAGATLVQLYTGFAYVGPALIPKIKAELSKCLQRDDFKNILEVAGTDCILCLQVFLHPAS
- the LOC116194536 gene encoding dihydroorotate dehydrogenase (quinone), mitochondrial-like isoform X1; the protein is MAARKLFRDYLAKRVSSSSIGGGARRYCSSSSSSASSSAAASESYPRIPHFSKRGRLLTGATIGLVIAGGAYVSTVDEATFCGWLFSATKLVNPLFALLDAEFAHTLAVSAAARGWVPREKRPDPSNLGLEVWGRKFSNPVGLAAGFDKNAEAVEGLLGMGFGFVEVGSVTPVPQEGNPKPRIFRLRKEGAIINRCGFNSEGIVVVAKRLGAQHGKRKLDETSSTSPVSGDDVKHGGKAGPGILGVNLGKNKTSEDAAADYVQGVHTLSQYADYLVINVSSPNTPGLRMLQGRKQLKDLVKKVQAARDEMQWAEDGSPPLLVKIAPDLSKEDLEDIAAVALALRLDGLIISNTTISRPDPVKQNPVSEEAGGLSGKPLFNLSTNILREMYILTRGKIPLIGCGGISSGEDAYKKIRAGATLVQLYTGFAYVGPALIPKIKAELSKCLQRDDFKNILEVAGTDCILCLQIFLRLYHMRILLSVNNEVVKG
- the LOC116194537 gene encoding beta carbonic anhydrase 5, chloroplastic isoform X1 — its product is MASLTPPSTSCNNGSSRTSTIFGLMLKSGEVEQTHLSLPGSFRRSCTFKITYDYHTMQHSGCIIRDKMSPRLSLKASKESPGLTKEIRREKFKTAGDKQNEQELFDELKNRFLSFKRNNYLENLEEYEKLAKGQAPKFMVIACADSRVCPSVILGFQPGEAFMVRNVANLVPPYESGPSETNAALEFAVNSLEVENILVIGHSCCGGIRALMSMQEGSDDSSFIKSWVRVGKNASISTKATASNLSFDQQCRHCEKESVSRSLSNLLTYPWIEERVMRGLLSLHGGYYDFVDCSFEKWTLDYMGSSLKEKAGGGKHATKNHSFWR
- the LOC116194537 gene encoding beta carbonic anhydrase 5, chloroplastic isoform X2; the protein is MASLTPPSTSCNNGSSRTSTIFGLMLKSGEVEQTHLSLPGSFRMSPRLSLKASKESPGLTKEIRREKFKTAGDKQNEQELFDELKNRFLSFKRNNYLENLEEYEKLAKGQAPKFMVIACADSRVCPSVILGFQPGEAFMVRNVANLVPPYESGPSETNAALEFAVNSLEVENILVIGHSCCGGIRALMSMQEGSDDSSFIKSWVRVGKNASISTKATASNLSFDQQCRHCEKESVSRSLSNLLTYPWIEERVMRGLLSLHGGYYDFVDCSFEKWTLDYMGSSLKEKAGGGKHATKNHSFWR
- the LOC116194537 gene encoding beta carbonic anhydrase 5, chloroplastic isoform X3 — translated: MYLPGVCRMSPRLSLKASKESPGLTKEIRREKFKTAGDKQNEQELFDELKNRFLSFKRNNYLENLEEYEKLAKGQAPKFMVIACADSRVCPSVILGFQPGEAFMVRNVANLVPPYESGPSETNAALEFAVNSLEVENILVIGHSCCGGIRALMSMQEGSDDSSFIKSWVRVGKNASISTKATASNLSFDQQCRHCEKESVSRSLSNLLTYPWIEERVMRGLLSLHGGYYDFVDCSFEKWTLDYMGSSLKEKAGGGKHATKNHSFWR